The following coding sequences lie in one Vicinamibacterales bacterium genomic window:
- a CDS encoding response regulator transcription factor → MPLRILLADDHRIVRQGLRALLEREGFAVVGEAADGQEAVRLADALDPDVSVLDLVMPLLNGLDASREVVRNRAESRIILLTMHAEEHQVVAALRAGVRGYVLKSQAAEDLVQAIKEVALGEIYLSPKVSRVFIEGYLARSEEPPEPLAPRERQVLQLIAEGNTSKEVAGLLGVSVKTAESYRTRIMEKLDIHETAGLVRYAIRRGLIQP, encoded by the coding sequence ATGCCGCTCCGAATTCTCCTGGCGGATGATCACCGAATCGTTCGCCAGGGCCTGAGAGCCTTGCTGGAGCGGGAAGGGTTCGCTGTGGTCGGGGAGGCAGCGGACGGGCAGGAGGCGGTGCGTCTCGCAGACGCGCTCGACCCCGACGTCTCGGTGCTCGATCTGGTGATGCCCCTGCTCAACGGCCTCGATGCGAGCCGCGAGGTCGTGAGGAACCGCGCAGAATCGCGCATCATCCTGCTCACGATGCACGCCGAAGAGCATCAGGTCGTGGCCGCGCTCCGCGCCGGGGTTCGGGGCTACGTGCTGAAGTCGCAGGCGGCGGAAGACCTGGTTCAGGCGATCAAGGAAGTGGCCCTGGGCGAGATCTACCTGAGCCCGAAGGTCTCACGTGTCTTCATCGAAGGGTACCTGGCCCGTTCCGAAGAGCCGCCGGAGCCGCTGGCGCCACGCGAACGTCAGGTGCTGCAGCTCATCGCCGAGGGCAACACGTCGAAAGAGGTCGCGGGCCTGCTTGGCGTGAGCGTCAAGACCGCGGAGTCCTACCGCACGCGGATCATGGAGAAGCTCGACATCCACGAGACGGCCGGGCTGGTCCGATACGCAATCCGTCGCGGCCTCATTCAGCCGTAG
- a CDS encoding response regulator: MPLRILLAAEFGPVRRSLETLLEQNEVDVVGQAADGPGIVALARVLRPDVAILDLCLSREETLTLADDIRGTSGATRVILVQGDPFDGDVHAVFGAGISGVVLRAKVADDLVRAIRDVGRGEYFLSPCASRALVQAHLKPRLAAAPPCGRGSRPHGITN, from the coding sequence ATGCCGCTCAGGATTCTCCTGGCTGCCGAGTTCGGACCGGTGCGGCGGAGCCTGGAGACACTCCTCGAGCAGAACGAGGTCGATGTCGTGGGCCAGGCGGCGGACGGTCCGGGCATCGTCGCATTGGCCCGGGTGCTTCGACCCGACGTCGCCATCCTGGACCTCTGCCTCAGCAGGGAAGAGACGCTCACGCTGGCGGACGACATCCGCGGAACGTCCGGGGCCACGCGGGTGATCCTCGTGCAGGGCGATCCGTTCGATGGCGACGTCCATGCCGTCTTCGGTGCCGGCATTTCAGGGGTCGTACTCAGAGCCAAGGTCGCCGACGACCTGGTGCGGGCGATCCGCGACGTCGGACGCGGAGAGTACTTCCTCAGCCCGTGCGCATCTCGCGCCCTCGTGCAGGCCCATCTGAAGCCGAGGCTGGCCGCCGCGCCACCCTGCGGACGCGGGTCGCGGCCCCATGGGATTACGAACTGA
- a CDS encoding sigma-54 dependent transcriptional regulator codes for MAHGGSILVVDDEEPMVRMLGLALREEGHDVVETTSPRHAKRLLLERQFDVFVVDNIMPEFTGLDLIKDLVQSVPDAERPQILLMTGQPTIEGAIDAVKSGVLDYLQKPFDIEHLLAMAAHALEVREMRAQNRLLLAERDEEFDNYGMVGRSRAIREVLACVRMVAASKSTVLITGETGTGKECVARAIHAQSLQRVRPLIKVNCAAIPDNLLESELFGYVRGAFTGAMTSKRGKFALADRSSIFLDEIGTMSPLLQPKILRVLQEREFEPLGSERSEQVDVRLIAATNRDLTRMVAEGQFLEDLYYRLNVIPLHIPPLRERPEDIPILVEHFLRKHATHVGRPIERVEDRALELLCRHKWPGNVRELENMVERALVLSTGPVLLASGLSSLGVAAPAQAPSLPSARLTDNVAWAERETIRQALIATHGMKKHAADMVGISPRALTYYLGKHKLLDA; via the coding sequence ATGGCCCACGGTGGTTCAATCCTGGTTGTCGACGACGAAGAGCCGATGGTACGCATGCTGGGTCTCGCACTGCGCGAGGAAGGGCACGACGTGGTCGAGACCACGAGCCCGCGACACGCGAAACGGCTGCTGCTCGAGCGCCAGTTCGACGTTTTCGTCGTGGACAACATCATGCCCGAGTTCACAGGCCTCGACCTGATCAAGGACCTGGTCCAATCGGTGCCGGACGCGGAGCGCCCGCAGATTCTCCTGATGACCGGCCAGCCGACCATCGAAGGCGCGATCGACGCCGTGAAATCAGGGGTGCTCGACTACCTGCAGAAGCCGTTCGACATCGAACACCTGCTCGCGATGGCCGCGCACGCGCTGGAGGTTCGGGAGATGCGCGCGCAGAATCGCCTGCTGCTGGCCGAGCGCGACGAGGAGTTCGACAACTACGGGATGGTCGGCCGGAGCCGCGCGATTCGGGAGGTGCTGGCCTGCGTGCGGATGGTGGCGGCCTCGAAGAGCACGGTCCTCATCACCGGCGAGACCGGCACCGGCAAGGAGTGCGTGGCACGCGCCATCCACGCGCAGAGCCTGCAGCGAGTCCGCCCGCTCATCAAGGTGAACTGTGCGGCCATCCCCGACAACCTGCTCGAGTCGGAGCTGTTCGGCTACGTGCGCGGTGCATTCACCGGGGCGATGACGAGCAAGCGGGGCAAATTCGCGCTCGCCGACCGCAGCTCGATCTTCCTCGACGAGATCGGGACGATGAGTCCGCTCCTCCAGCCGAAGATCCTGCGCGTCCTGCAGGAACGCGAGTTCGAGCCTCTCGGGTCGGAGCGAAGCGAGCAGGTGGATGTCCGCCTGATTGCCGCGACCAATCGTGACCTCACCCGCATGGTGGCCGAAGGCCAGTTTCTCGAGGACCTCTACTACCGGCTGAACGTGATTCCGCTGCACATCCCGCCGCTGCGCGAGCGCCCGGAGGACATCCCGATTCTGGTGGAGCACTTCCTTCGGAAACATGCCACGCACGTCGGCAGGCCGATCGAACGGGTGGAGGACCGGGCGCTGGAGCTGCTCTGCAGGCACAAGTGGCCGGGCAACGTGCGGGAGCTCGAGAACATGGTCGAACGCGCACTCGTGCTCTCGACGGGCCCGGTTCTGCTCGCCAGCGGCCTCTCGAGCCTTGGCGTCGCGGCGCCGGCACAGGCCCCATCGCTGCCTTCCGCGAGGCTCACGGACAACGTCGCCTGGGCGGAACGCGAGACGATTCGGCAGGCGCTCATCGCCACGCACGGGATGAAGAAGCACGCCGCCGACATGGTCGGCATCAGTCCGCGCGCCCTCACCTACTACCTCGGAAAGCACAAGCTGCTGGACGCCTGA
- the nikR gene encoding nickel-responsive transcriptional regulator NikR: MADLSRIGVAIDSELLADFDTLITKRGYGSRSEAFRDLIRDALINQAAGADDAPVVGTITLVYDHRQRMLSDRLNAAQHEFHHEMLSTLHVHLDHEHCLEVVVVRGRAGQVRRVADTLISMKGVTHGRLTLTSPTQNLPG; the protein is encoded by the coding sequence ATGGCAGATCTCAGTCGTATCGGTGTGGCCATCGATTCGGAGTTGCTCGCCGACTTCGATACGCTGATTACCAAGCGCGGCTACGGCAGCCGGTCCGAAGCGTTCCGCGACCTCATTCGCGACGCGCTCATCAACCAGGCCGCAGGCGCCGACGACGCGCCCGTTGTCGGAACGATTACGCTCGTCTACGATCATCGCCAGCGCATGTTGAGCGATCGGCTCAACGCGGCGCAGCACGAGTTCCACCACGAGATGCTCTCCACGCTGCACGTGCACCTCGATCACGAGCATTGCCTCGAGGTCGTGGTCGTGCGCGGCCGGGCCGGACAGGTCCGTCGTGTCGCGGACACGCTCATCAGCATGAAGGGTGTGACGCACGGCCGGCTGACGCTGACCAGTCCGACCCAGAACCTGCCGGGCTGA
- a CDS encoding DUF2007 domain-containing protein — MPRRQWVIVYAGGTADATVLRDLLEGSGVSAMLADEVMGTMAPFVIAAGNAPAVKVLVPEDQLDDARDVVVDFAVSSKAIGRIEGAPWRCRRCGEENEPQFDTCWNCQAEKA, encoded by the coding sequence ATGCCTCGACGTCAGTGGGTGATTGTCTATGCCGGTGGCACCGCGGACGCCACGGTCCTGCGCGACCTTCTCGAAGGCAGCGGCGTGTCGGCCATGCTGGCCGACGAGGTCATGGGGACCATGGCGCCGTTCGTGATCGCGGCGGGCAATGCGCCCGCGGTGAAAGTGCTCGTGCCGGAGGACCAACTGGACGATGCCCGGGACGTCGTGGTGGACTTCGCGGTCAGCTCGAAGGCGATCGGACGGATCGAGGGAGCACCGTGGCGGTGCCGTCGCTGTGGCGAAGAGAACGAGCCCCAGTTCGACACCTGCTGGAACTGCCAGGCGGAGAAGGCGTGA
- the tadA gene encoding tRNA adenosine(34) deaminase TadA yields MSFDPDFMREALQQALRAAAAGEVPVGAVVVLDGRVVGAGFNHPIGSHDPTAHAEIVAIRAAAAAVGNYRLTGATLYVTVEPCMMCVGAMVHARIGTLVFGAPEPKSGAIASAQSAHLSPGLNHVFSVVSGVLEDECRAVMRTFFSDRRQSRTPTAR; encoded by the coding sequence GTGAGTTTCGACCCCGATTTCATGCGTGAAGCGCTGCAGCAGGCGCTGAGGGCGGCTGCGGCCGGCGAGGTGCCGGTCGGGGCCGTCGTCGTCCTCGACGGCCGGGTGGTCGGCGCCGGGTTCAACCATCCGATCGGCAGCCACGACCCGACGGCGCACGCGGAGATCGTGGCGATTCGAGCGGCCGCAGCGGCCGTCGGCAACTACCGTCTGACCGGCGCGACGCTCTACGTCACCGTCGAACCGTGCATGATGTGCGTGGGCGCCATGGTCCACGCGCGAATCGGCACACTGGTCTTCGGCGCGCCCGAGCCGAAGAGCGGCGCGATTGCCTCCGCGCAGAGCGCCCACCTGTCGCCGGGCCTCAACCACGTGTTCAGCGTCGTCTCCGGCGTCCTCGAGGACGAGTGCCGCGCGGTCATGCGGACGTTCTTCTCGGACAGACGGCAGAGCCGGACTCCCACCGCGCGTTGA
- a CDS encoding radical SAM protein, with protein MTGLAASGPALLRVTGGVWGNDAVPPVLSVTVNGRPAGATAVSADVGNCLFQIESSDELEIELTLDRTFFVPGDERALGMMVRAVDVLTAEQLEQSIDAEGWFEWEHHEYFPFRWMGLTSRMLLPAPLRARGRFAQVPLSGDCPDGEQVLTVLGGDDVLATLPVLRGWHVYDVSLVPEGCAKEQIPPESLTLTFRLNTLWPVDRHPDDPRALGIRVGPLEVHDDRHRHQYVKLFHAAATSRGVAGEAGDVLSAAGLVRGVPREAAEASPYRGLPIDGDGWFWVEFDDNGPFRWMRSEGQLRITDQVRQGNRYCVLPIFSSFRNLTQEVTILADGRPLRTIALLKAWNSYSVELPPPTGQDLILTLRLNKIPPVVSHDRDPRPLGVRLSDISFHDDPARHDRAWFMAANAAKNQQELRDGATTLSSFPLMLGIDLYGKCNIKPACVYCLWDPMKALEGEHVNAVIDDRTLENYGDFFRGPKQLVNCSFGEPLLHPRFEQVLEFMTSHGKMAEISSNGQAFNARTVRALEGKPVYLYVSLDSATPETYARLRNDHWHEIVTGLLFLRDARRRGHGWPRLNLVFMPMRANRQDVEMYFKLCELVEADQLVLRPLLYLEAPDIQRDRGGYHFDYEQELLDREELARIFTECGVYAKQYEVRVISQFDFGKIEAPAIGEGRVHG; from the coding sequence ATGACCGGCCTGGCAGCGTCCGGGCCCGCGCTCCTGCGCGTCACCGGGGGTGTCTGGGGCAACGACGCGGTCCCGCCGGTGCTGTCGGTGACGGTCAACGGCCGCCCCGCCGGTGCCACCGCCGTCAGCGCGGACGTCGGGAACTGCCTGTTTCAGATCGAATCGTCGGACGAGCTCGAGATCGAGCTGACGCTCGACCGGACGTTCTTTGTGCCCGGCGACGAGCGCGCGCTCGGCATGATGGTTCGGGCCGTCGACGTGCTTACGGCAGAACAGCTCGAGCAATCGATCGACGCCGAGGGCTGGTTCGAGTGGGAGCACCACGAGTACTTTCCGTTCCGGTGGATGGGCCTGACGTCGCGGATGCTGCTGCCGGCGCCGCTGCGCGCACGCGGACGGTTCGCGCAGGTCCCGTTGTCGGGTGATTGCCCGGACGGGGAGCAGGTGTTGACGGTTCTGGGTGGCGACGATGTGCTCGCGACTTTGCCAGTCCTGCGCGGCTGGCACGTGTACGACGTGTCGCTCGTGCCCGAGGGCTGCGCGAAGGAGCAGATTCCCCCAGAGTCGTTGACGCTCACGTTCCGTCTCAACACGCTGTGGCCCGTGGATCGGCATCCCGACGATCCCCGCGCGCTCGGGATTCGCGTCGGCCCACTCGAGGTCCACGACGATCGCCATCGCCACCAGTACGTGAAGCTGTTCCACGCGGCGGCGACGAGCCGTGGCGTGGCGGGAGAGGCCGGCGACGTGCTCTCGGCTGCGGGTTTGGTGCGGGGTGTACCGCGTGAAGCTGCCGAGGCCAGCCCGTACCGCGGCCTGCCGATCGACGGTGACGGCTGGTTCTGGGTGGAGTTCGACGACAACGGGCCGTTCCGCTGGATGCGCAGCGAGGGACAACTGCGGATCACCGACCAGGTGCGACAAGGCAACCGGTACTGCGTGCTCCCGATCTTCTCGTCGTTCCGGAACCTCACGCAGGAAGTGACGATCCTCGCCGACGGCCGCCCGCTCCGGACGATCGCGCTGCTCAAGGCCTGGAACTCCTACAGCGTCGAGTTGCCCCCGCCGACCGGGCAGGATCTCATCCTCACCCTCCGGTTGAACAAGATTCCGCCGGTCGTCAGCCACGATCGCGATCCGCGGCCGCTCGGCGTGCGCCTCAGCGATATTTCGTTCCACGACGATCCCGCACGCCACGACCGGGCCTGGTTCATGGCCGCGAACGCGGCGAAGAACCAGCAGGAACTGCGCGACGGCGCGACCACGCTGTCGTCGTTCCCGTTGATGCTCGGCATCGATCTCTACGGCAAGTGCAATATCAAGCCGGCGTGCGTGTACTGCCTCTGGGACCCGATGAAGGCGCTCGAGGGCGAGCACGTCAACGCGGTCATCGACGACCGCACGCTCGAGAACTACGGCGACTTCTTCCGCGGCCCCAAGCAGCTCGTCAACTGTTCGTTCGGCGAGCCGCTGCTCCACCCGCGCTTCGAACAGGTGCTCGAGTTCATGACGTCCCACGGCAAGATGGCCGAGATCTCGAGCAACGGCCAGGCTTTCAACGCGCGCACCGTCCGTGCGCTCGAGGGGAAGCCGGTCTATCTCTACGTCTCGCTCGATTCGGCCACGCCGGAAACCTACGCGCGGCTGCGCAACGATCACTGGCACGAGATCGTCACGGGATTGCTGTTCCTGCGCGACGCGAGACGCCGGGGCCACGGCTGGCCGCGGCTCAATCTCGTCTTCATGCCGATGCGCGCGAACCGGCAGGATGTCGAGATGTACTTCAAGCTGTGCGAGTTGGTGGAAGCCGATCAGCTCGTGCTGAGGCCGCTGCTGTATCTCGAGGCGCCCGACATCCAGCGCGACCGCGGCGGCTACCACTTCGACTACGAGCAGGAACTGCTGGACCGCGAGGAACTGGCTCGCATCTTCACCGAGTGCGGCGTCTACGCGAAGCAGTACGAGGTGCGCGTGATCAGCCAGTTCGACTTCGGGAAGATCGAGGCGCCGGCCATCGGCGAGGGGAGGGTGCACGGGTGA
- a CDS encoding SPASM domain-containing protein, whose product MTYRQDTAGVARAKELAAEELGVAREYLCREPWESYYILRRGILPCCHGSQPIAPMTEWATAWNSPQIQEIRRYLAEGRLSPYCLDSLGCPVVQRYLEEQKRKALIPALAPSTRPPLLRFVNRMLGGVPARLYRAIRR is encoded by the coding sequence GTGACCTACCGGCAGGACACCGCCGGCGTGGCGCGCGCCAAGGAACTGGCCGCGGAGGAACTGGGCGTCGCGCGCGAGTACCTCTGCCGCGAACCGTGGGAGAGCTACTACATCCTCAGGCGCGGCATCCTGCCGTGCTGTCACGGCTCCCAGCCGATCGCGCCGATGACCGAATGGGCGACCGCGTGGAACTCGCCGCAGATCCAGGAAATCCGCCGCTACCTCGCCGAGGGCAGGCTGAGCCCGTATTGCCTCGACAGCTTGGGCTGCCCGGTGGTGCAGCGATACTTGGAGGAGCAGAAGCGCAAGGCGCTCATTCCCGCGCTCGCGCCATCGACGCGCCCGCCGCTGCTGCGGTTCGTCAACCGGATGCTCGGCGGCGTGCCGGCGCGGTTGTACCGGGCGATCCGCCGGTAG
- a CDS encoding site-specific integrase produces the protein MALTLYRRHRLECEAAHPEDSRSGDWEEHRKGWKRCNCGIHLSGSLGGNFSRKAAGTPDWEKARQIADVYEKADSWTGTKVAPAVLEPAPEKPRMTIADACGLFITSRESAGLAPATLRKYHTFTKQITAYADSQGYIMLDQITAADIDLFWSAWKLGARAKGKRLTTLRAFFRFCLNRKWIPESPVSSDIKPPVGSSKAANKAPFTDDELQRIIDACDQVTVEWKNETGVGAWTGEDLKDLIWLMVYTGFRISDATFFDIKRLKGNQVFIRATKNGGDVFAYIPDWLRDRLLARAERSGTRPFIVARSVRLETVTNIWRRRLAKAFEAAGPFEEPATPHRFRHTFARILLQRGVSVADVADLIGDDEKTVREHYARWVPERQARLTTILKDSFQGLPTPRLTVLHGGRH, from the coding sequence ATGGCATTGACGCTCTACCGTCGCCACCGGCTCGAATGTGAGGCGGCCCACCCGGAGGATTCCCGCTCAGGCGACTGGGAGGAACACCGGAAGGGCTGGAAACGCTGCAACTGCGGCATTCACCTCTCGGGCTCGCTCGGCGGCAACTTCTCGCGCAAGGCCGCGGGCACCCCCGATTGGGAGAAGGCGCGGCAGATCGCCGACGTGTACGAGAAGGCGGACTCGTGGACCGGCACGAAGGTGGCCCCGGCCGTTCTCGAACCTGCTCCCGAGAAGCCCCGCATGACGATCGCGGACGCCTGCGGCCTGTTCATTACGAGTCGCGAGTCGGCCGGCCTCGCGCCCGCGACGCTGCGGAAGTACCACACGTTCACCAAACAGATCACCGCCTATGCCGACAGCCAGGGCTACATCATGCTCGACCAGATCACGGCTGCGGATATCGACCTGTTTTGGTCGGCCTGGAAGCTCGGGGCGCGCGCCAAGGGCAAGCGGCTGACGACGCTACGGGCGTTCTTCCGGTTCTGCCTGAACCGGAAGTGGATTCCCGAATCGCCCGTCAGTTCGGATATCAAGCCGCCCGTGGGCTCGAGCAAGGCTGCCAACAAGGCCCCCTTCACCGACGACGAACTGCAGCGCATCATCGACGCCTGCGACCAGGTGACCGTCGAGTGGAAGAACGAAACCGGTGTGGGCGCCTGGACCGGCGAGGACTTGAAGGACCTGATCTGGCTGATGGTCTACACGGGCTTCCGGATTTCCGATGCGACGTTCTTCGACATCAAGCGCCTGAAGGGAAATCAGGTCTTCATCAGGGCCACGAAGAACGGTGGCGACGTGTTCGCGTACATCCCTGACTGGTTGCGGGACCGCTTGCTGGCGAGAGCCGAGCGCAGTGGCACCCGACCATTCATCGTCGCACGATCCGTGCGCCTCGAGACGGTCACCAATATTTGGCGGAGACGACTGGCGAAAGCCTTCGAAGCCGCCGGACCGTTCGAGGAGCCCGCCACGCCGCACCGCTTCCGGCACACGTTCGCGCGCATTCTCTTGCAGCGGGGCGTATCGGTCGCGGATGTGGCCGACCTGATCGGCGACGATGAGAAGACGGTGCGCGAGCACTATGCGCGCTGGGTGCCTGAACGGCAAGCCAGACTGACGACGATTCTGAAGGATTCGTTTCAAGGTCTGCCGACACCCAGATTGACCGTTCTCCACGGCGGACGACATTAG